From Paenibacillus sp. V4I7, one genomic window encodes:
- a CDS encoding PaaI family thioesterase codes for MKERSQNTAIRTLGIEIEELTPDRVVMTMPVGPATHQPAGILHGGASVLLAETAASIASEINIDKEKYAAVGLEINANHLKSKRDGIVTAVAIPLHKGRKTMVWEIKISDENNQLICISRCTVAIIDKK; via the coding sequence ATGAAAGAAAGAAGTCAGAACACCGCTATCCGTACGCTAGGCATTGAAATAGAAGAGCTAACTCCTGATCGCGTTGTGATGACAATGCCAGTCGGACCGGCTACTCACCAACCAGCAGGGATTTTACATGGAGGGGCTTCTGTCCTATTGGCGGAAACAGCAGCCTCTATCGCTTCAGAAATTAATATCGATAAAGAGAAATATGCAGCGGTAGGTCTTGAAATTAATGCCAACCACCTCAAAAGTAAGAGAGATGGTATCGTTACTGCTGTTGCAATCCCTTTGCACAAGGGCAGAAAAACAATGGTTTGGGAAATTAAAATTTCCGATGAGAATAATCAACTTATATGTATTTCTCGCTGTACGGTCGCTATTATTGACAAAAAATGA
- a CDS encoding SDR family oxidoreductase yields the protein MKTNEATQRKTALVVGANGVIGRNLIAHLEQLHDWEIIGVSRRGGESNNRVRYIAVDLLDENNTREKLGSLTEVTHIFYAAYQDRPTWAELVPPNLAMLVNIVNAIEPISPYLKHISLMQGYKVYGAHLGPFKTPARETDAYHMPPEFNVDQQQFLENRQKGSSWTWSALRPSVVCGYALGNPMNLAMVIAIYASMSKELGLPLRFPGKPGAYNSLLEMTDAGLLAKATVWAATDERCANQAFNITNGDLFRWNELWPKIAAFFGLETAPPLQMSLDVVMADKEPLWNTMVKKHGLVDNSYSDVSSWRFGDFVFSWDYDFFADGTKARRFGFHEFIDTEAMFLNIFEDLRQRKVIP from the coding sequence ATGAAAACAAATGAAGCCACGCAACGCAAAACTGCTCTTGTTGTTGGAGCTAATGGCGTTATTGGAAGAAACCTTATCGCACATCTGGAGCAGCTCCACGACTGGGAAATCATCGGTGTGTCACGGCGAGGCGGGGAATCCAACAATCGAGTTCGATATATAGCCGTCGATCTACTTGATGAAAATAATACCCGTGAGAAACTAGGAAGTCTTACAGAAGTCACCCATATCTTCTATGCTGCTTATCAAGATCGTCCTACCTGGGCCGAATTGGTCCCTCCAAACTTAGCCATGCTCGTCAACATTGTCAATGCGATTGAGCCTATCTCTCCTTACCTTAAGCATATCAGTCTCATGCAGGGCTACAAAGTATATGGCGCGCACCTCGGTCCCTTCAAGACACCAGCTCGTGAAACGGATGCCTATCACATGCCGCCTGAGTTTAATGTCGACCAACAGCAATTCCTTGAAAATCGGCAGAAAGGGAGCAGTTGGACCTGGTCGGCGCTTCGCCCTTCCGTCGTATGCGGATACGCATTGGGCAATCCAATGAACCTAGCAATGGTTATCGCAATCTATGCTTCCATGTCGAAGGAGCTCGGGTTGCCGCTCCGTTTTCCCGGTAAGCCGGGAGCCTACAACAGCCTGCTGGAGATGACCGACGCTGGATTGTTGGCCAAGGCCACCGTTTGGGCAGCGACAGATGAACGTTGCGCGAATCAGGCCTTCAACATCACGAACGGAGATCTCTTCCGGTGGAACGAGCTTTGGCCTAAGATTGCTGCGTTTTTCGGTTTAGAGACAGCACCTCCGCTGCAGATGTCCTTGGATGTAGTCATGGCCGACAAGGAGCCGTTATGGAACACGATGGTGAAGAAGCATGGGTTGGTGGATAACAGTTACAGTGACGTTTCCTCCTGGCGGTTCGGTGACTTTGTGTTTTCTTGGGATTACGACTTTTTTGCTGACGGTACGAAAGCACGTCGTTTCGGCTTTCACGAGTTCATTGATACAGAAGCAATGTTCCTGAACATCTTCGAAGATTTGCGCCAACGCAAGGTAATTCCGTGA
- a CDS encoding helix-turn-helix domain-containing protein — protein sequence MLEPGKTYNTAVEVTLEVIGGKWKPVILFHLTFGTKRNGELMSLMPTVTQKVLTQQLRELEEDGVVTRISYNQVPPKVEYELTEYGWSLKELLHIMCRWGDRHVERVYGDKVKILENTPRLNET from the coding sequence ATGCTGGAACCGGGGAAAACGTATAATACGGCTGTGGAAGTGACGCTCGAAGTGATCGGAGGCAAGTGGAAGCCAGTCATTTTATTCCATCTCACGTTCGGTACGAAACGTAACGGTGAGCTGATGAGCTTGATGCCAACGGTTACACAAAAAGTGTTAACCCAGCAGCTGCGAGAACTGGAGGAGGATGGGGTTGTTACCCGGATTTCGTATAACCAGGTACCGCCAAAAGTCGAGTATGAGCTGACCGAGTATGGCTGGAGTTTAAAGGAACTTCTTCATATCATGTGCAGATGGGGAGATAGGCATGTTGAGCGTGTATACGGTGATAAGGTCAAGATCTTGGAGAATACACCACGCCTGAATGAAACATGA
- a CDS encoding ester cyclase: MITIEQKNIETITAFIEAFWNQSDMESTERFLSTDYQEHSYQSKEGLKQFAGKILEAFPDKQYTVEEIVAQGEKVIVRMVVKGTHKGVFFGTSPTGNSIDVTLYRQYRVVDGKIAEHRGWIDMMTMWRQIQGKTFPNAVT, translated from the coding sequence GTGATAACGATTGAACAGAAAAATATTGAAACGATAACAGCGTTTATCGAGGCTTTTTGGAATCAAAGTGATATGGAAAGTACTGAACGATTTTTGTCAACCGATTATCAAGAGCACTCTTATCAATCAAAAGAAGGGCTGAAACAATTTGCTGGAAAAATATTAGAAGCATTTCCTGATAAACAATACACAGTGGAAGAGATCGTAGCCCAAGGGGAGAAGGTAATCGTAAGAATGGTTGTAAAAGGTACGCATAAAGGGGTGTTTTTTGGAACCTCACCAACGGGCAATTCAATTGATGTCACGCTGTACCGTCAATATCGAGTAGTAGATGGTAAGATTGCCGAGCACCGTGGTTGGATCGATATGATGACAATGTGGCGCCAAATACAAGGAAAAACATTTCCGAATGCAGTCACTTAA
- a CDS encoding NADPH-dependent FMN reductase: MLKIAIIIGSTRPGRRGEAVARWIHEIAQKRSDAEYEIVDIADFNLPLYDEPKPPMLAQYTKPHTVAWSKAIHKYDGFVFVTPEYNHAISGALKNAIDFLFNEWKDKAAGIVSYGGGTGGARAAENLRLILGELHVADVRAQVTLSLFTDFENYSIVKPAPHQEAAANTLFDQVVAWSSALKTLR; encoded by the coding sequence ATGCTGAAAATCGCAATCATTATTGGCAGCACGCGTCCAGGACGCAGAGGTGAAGCCGTCGCTCGATGGATTCACGAGATCGCACAAAAACGCAGTGACGCTGAATACGAAATCGTGGATATCGCCGATTTTAATTTACCGCTATATGATGAACCAAAGCCGCCTATGTTGGCTCAATACACGAAGCCGCATACGGTGGCATGGTCGAAAGCAATCCATAAGTATGATGGCTTTGTTTTCGTAACGCCCGAATATAATCATGCGATCTCTGGAGCGCTCAAAAACGCCATTGACTTTCTTTTTAATGAATGGAAAGATAAGGCGGCAGGTATCGTCAGCTATGGCGGTGGCACAGGCGGCGCTCGTGCAGCAGAAAACCTGAGACTTATCTTGGGTGAACTGCATGTGGCTGACGTACGTGCTCAGGTCACCCTTTCGCTTTTCACAGATTTTGAAAACTATAGCATTGTGAAGCCCGCACCTCATCAGGAAGCAGCCGCCAACACGTTGTTCGATCAAGTCGTCGCCTGGAGCAGCGCTTTAAAAACATTGCGTTAA
- a CDS encoding LLM class flavin-dependent oxidoreductase has product MEIGISTFLETTPDPVTGEVICHAERLRNAVEEIVLADQVGLDVYGIGEHHRADYAGTSPAVVLAAAAAMTKRIRLTSAVTVLSSDDPVRVYQAFSTLDGISNGRAEIMAGRGSFIESFPLFGYSLDHYDELFDEKLELLLAIRSSEKVTWRGGHRPAIHNLGVYPRSVQSPLPVWIASGGNAQSAVRAGMLGLPIVFAIIGGMPESFAPLVALYKEAAMKAGHDPDKLSIATHSHGFVGETTEQAADLFFPSTQSQMNVIGRERGWGQNYNRGTFDAARSMRGALYVGDPEYVAEKIILLRKNLGISRFFLHVNVGTMPHREVMRSIELLGTRVAPIVRQELARTEAEVNK; this is encoded by the coding sequence ATAGAAATAGGAATAAGTACTTTCTTGGAGACTACACCAGATCCAGTGACAGGAGAGGTGATCTGCCATGCCGAGCGGTTACGCAATGCAGTTGAAGAAATCGTACTAGCCGATCAGGTCGGGCTGGATGTCTATGGCATTGGAGAACACCATCGTGCCGATTACGCAGGCACCTCGCCTGCTGTTGTACTGGCAGCTGCGGCTGCCATGACTAAGCGGATAAGGCTCACGAGCGCTGTAACCGTGCTGTCCTCAGACGACCCGGTTCGCGTGTATCAAGCTTTCTCTACACTTGACGGCATCTCTAACGGCCGAGCCGAAATTATGGCGGGCCGGGGTTCGTTCATTGAATCCTTTCCGCTATTCGGATATAGTCTGGATCATTATGACGAATTGTTTGACGAAAAGCTGGAACTGCTGCTTGCAATCAGATCTTCCGAAAAAGTAACTTGGCGCGGCGGTCATCGTCCCGCCATCCATAACCTCGGTGTCTATCCCCGGTCCGTTCAGAGCCCATTGCCGGTGTGGATCGCAAGCGGCGGGAATGCACAATCCGCTGTTAGGGCAGGAATGCTGGGTCTTCCAATCGTATTCGCTATTATCGGCGGAATGCCCGAGAGCTTTGCTCCCTTAGTCGCACTCTACAAAGAGGCTGCTATGAAAGCTGGGCACGACCCTGACAAGCTGTCAATTGCGACTCACTCGCACGGATTTGTCGGAGAAACTACCGAGCAGGCTGCCGATTTATTCTTCCCTTCAACGCAGTCTCAAATGAACGTTATCGGGCGTGAGCGGGGTTGGGGGCAGAATTACAACCGCGGAACTTTTGATGCCGCACGCAGTATGCGGGGCGCTCTTTATGTCGGCGATCCTGAATACGTCGCAGAAAAGATCATTCTACTGCGCAAAAATTTGGGGATAAGTCGTTTCTTCCTGCATGTAAATGTCGGCACAATGCCACACCGTGAGGTCATGCGGTCCATCGAATTGCTCGGCACTAGGGTAGCGCCAATTGTACGACAGGAGCTTGCCAGAACCGAGGCAGAGGTAAATAAATAA
- a CDS encoding NADPH-dependent FMN reductase: MLKIGIILGSTRPGRVSPQVGNWLKEIADKRGDASYELVDIADYKLPFFGEPGSEEQIKNWTGKLNSLDGFVFITPEYNHSITGALKNALDLAREEWNNKAAGIISYGSTGGARAAEHLRGILGELLVADVKAHPTLSIFTDFENYSTFKPADLHLINVKLMLDQVIAWSGALKTLRN; encoded by the coding sequence ATGCTGAAAATTGGAATTATTTTAGGAAGTACTAGACCTGGACGGGTGAGTCCACAAGTGGGAAATTGGCTCAAAGAAATTGCAGATAAACGTGGAGATGCAAGCTACGAGTTAGTGGATATTGCAGATTACAAATTACCCTTTTTTGGTGAGCCAGGTAGCGAAGAACAAATCAAAAATTGGACTGGAAAATTGAATAGCCTTGATGGTTTTGTATTTATTACGCCAGAATACAACCACAGCATTACTGGTGCTTTAAAAAATGCACTCGATTTAGCACGCGAGGAATGGAATAACAAAGCTGCGGGTATCATCAGTTATGGGTCAACTGGCGGGGCACGAGCGGCGGAACATCTGAGAGGAATATTAGGAGAGCTGCTAGTTGCTGATGTGAAAGCACATCCAACTTTATCGATATTTACCGATTTTGAGAATTATAGTACATTTAAACCAGCTGATTTACATCTCATTAATGTTAAACTTATGCTGGATCAAGTGATCGCATGGAGTGGAGCGCTTAAAACACTACGCAATTAG
- a CDS encoding metalloregulator ArsR/SmtB family transcription factor: MFKALADPSRRTLLDLLHATDGRTLNDLCTPLQMSRFGVMKHLHILEEANLITTRKVGREKLHYLNSVPIRQIYDRWVSKYAEPWAIELTSLKNELERETNMENKPRHVNRIAIKATPEQVWQAITDPAKTSKFWYNCSIRSNWEIGSSFELWNPEEKKLAAGIILEMAPPHKLVMSWQFPSFPDTASESPSRITWEIDSHTELNGVTLVTVVHDEFEQALNTAKILEMGLPIVLSGMKTLLETGSTLTRD, translated from the coding sequence ATATTCAAGGCACTCGCCGATCCCAGCCGTCGCACACTTTTAGATCTGCTTCACGCAACTGATGGGCGCACGTTGAACGATCTTTGTACCCCTTTGCAAATGTCCAGATTCGGTGTAATGAAGCATCTTCATATTCTGGAGGAAGCTAACCTCATTACCACCAGAAAAGTAGGCAGAGAAAAGCTGCATTATCTAAATTCAGTGCCCATACGGCAAATATACGACCGATGGGTGAGCAAATACGCCGAGCCCTGGGCGATCGAATTAACCTCACTTAAAAACGAATTGGAGCGTGAAACGAACATGGAGAACAAACCCCGGCATGTAAACCGAATTGCCATCAAAGCGACACCCGAGCAAGTATGGCAAGCCATTACAGATCCGGCCAAGACATCAAAGTTTTGGTACAATTGCTCGATCCGATCCAATTGGGAAATCGGATCCTCTTTCGAACTATGGAACCCAGAGGAGAAAAAACTAGCAGCTGGGATCATTCTCGAAATGGCTCCTCCGCATAAGTTGGTGATGAGTTGGCAGTTCCCTTCCTTTCCAGATACGGCCTCAGAGAGCCCATCACGTATTACGTGGGAAATTGATTCTCATACCGAGTTAAACGGTGTGACCCTCGTAACAGTCGTGCATGATGAATTTGAACAGGCACTAAACACTGCCAAGATTCTTGAAATGGGTTTGCCGATTGTACTTTCAGGAATGAAGACTTTACTTGAAACTGGGTCAACACTCACTAGAGATTAA
- a CDS encoding M48 family metallopeptidase, with product MKIEFENNTIEFNVQYGIRKKISIHIDSMGFITVKAPNDTSKEMVMSAVSHHGKTILEKLQLIAEARETPKTREYQDKGKFLHLGKYYYLHELIEINDLNEEELKMNLKKFYFSSCKKIIGERIKIYQTQLKVKPKTIEVDESKTKWGSCSSDKKITFNYRLAMAPVEVIDYVIIHELCHLLHMNHDRSFWRRVGSIMPDYKEKEAFLARHGHAMTL from the coding sequence ATGAAAATTGAATTTGAAAATAATACGATAGAATTTAATGTTCAATATGGAATTAGAAAAAAGATTTCGATTCATATTGATTCTATGGGTTTCATTACCGTTAAAGCTCCTAATGATACAAGTAAAGAGATGGTAATGAGTGCTGTGAGTCATCATGGGAAAACGATTTTGGAGAAATTACAACTCATTGCGGAAGCTCGAGAAACCCCTAAGACAAGAGAATATCAAGATAAGGGAAAGTTCCTTCATCTTGGAAAATATTATTATCTCCATGAGTTAATTGAGATTAATGACCTAAATGAAGAAGAATTGAAAATGAATCTTAAGAAGTTCTATTTCTCAAGCTGTAAAAAGATTATAGGGGAACGAATCAAAATTTATCAAACACAGCTGAAAGTAAAACCCAAAACGATTGAGGTAGATGAGTCCAAAACCAAGTGGGGAAGCTGCAGCTCGGATAAAAAAATAACCTTTAATTATCGGTTAGCCATGGCTCCAGTTGAAGTGATTGATTATGTCATCATCCATGAACTATGTCATCTCCTTCATATGAATCATGATCGATCATTTTGGAGACGCGTTGGAAGCATTATGCCGGATTATAAAGAAAAGGAAGCGTTTTTGGCAAGGCATGGACATGCTATGACTCTTTGA
- a CDS encoding ester cyclase, with product MKTIEQKNIETVTAFIEAFSNHSDLDHTDQFFSKQIGEAFPDKHYSVEEVIAQGEKVIARIFMTGTHKGDFAGNPPTGNSVKATQFREFRVVEGKIIEHRGWFDTATLLPQIKAN from the coding sequence ATGAAAACGATTGAACAAAAGAACATTGAAACGGTAACAGCATTTATTGAGGCTTTTTCGAATCATAGTGATTTAGATCATACAGATCAATTCTTTTCTAAACAAATAGGGGAGGCATTTCCTGATAAGCACTACTCCGTGGAAGAGGTCATAGCCCAAGGGGAGAAGGTAATAGCAAGAATATTTATGACTGGTACACATAAAGGTGATTTTGCAGGAAATCCACCAACGGGCAATTCAGTTAAGGCCACTCAGTTTCGTGAATTTCGTGTAGTAGAAGGTAAGATTATTGAACATCGTGGTTGGTTCGATACAGCGACACTTTTGCCACAAATTAAAGCTAATTAA
- a CDS encoding OmpL47-type beta-barrel domain-containing protein, which produces MFKQKVQKKIVSSVLSFALAFSFVNLSVLPASTVHANTQDINEPNSSVTDAVYNPSATGSVNLLAPSRFTPQAGVNLKVSSETADHPGVDALRSGGSGYWRNSSSNVYMSNYSPSSLALTLDLGAPKTIDKLYLEIPNTIANIQSNATRFEVYYTNDPNSWASAPTASDTANNYNWKANGWTLAGGTETEGLWSYVTYKGQKWGYDTKTFLYPFTARYVMINTVLVGPSDKRANDTSSMMGISGLAIYGKDSVFNATALVPAKDTYSTWDQVAPKSTNINLASGQTLTSIARGDTTLRPNIDYTLNGSTVTFTLPYLAKLSLGTNEFTFHFNNGNPSIFALNVTARGYGANDKTIKMNAIEGVSPYNILGGAMGTDEPVEGVTKRIRDAYHEFYGNQPQATAADDHIKSIGDSTLQKNVFKVIANGRGLNNEFLDKVRDGEYAHKGVFDRNFGYVVDGAAFTDRQRIEIRPSEDSNGDFVAYEGDLVSYEWLWNIPDGNQWNQSNFRHIFQLKAVNRQAADTLPGGNNGGENGAYILAMSISGTNSRDLVVNHNRYDGDKTMMRIPLKEIDGHWIKVELNALISDSGWFTIKITDRVTGKVYTFDSTDVYQVFTNKGASDGTKDIWRRPERVGGFETEYPAAFDQYLRPKWGIYRSSANGTNSAYDASLQLADITISKVASGLSSVNLALHKKAYNVGRAEGANSIQIQSAMANEYGNANKLVSGVLEDPTKWHVTNVSNLNQIGNYSWLGTDGERKGSFVIDLGQDMDFSQLRLFAKSTRLKGATVYVSDDFGNHTSAAEFDAMTFKQVDRQTAQGYTYATGNNNGGTDSEDGSYPINLGKTYHSRYIKVTVENTSGGNSGTDLTGPPRLTQVQVFNAPTPPQNLVIETNDSAKMVKWDANDLSEGYTVNNGTTVLVDLPAGATSYTLQSSITDVSKVAVKTKGTDPNSRKFMISAPALVVDPQDVTPPKTEARIEPETRNGWLNTDGSVALTAHDDLSAVVKTEYKVGDNTEWQTYAGPISFKNEGVYRLQFRSADAAGNMEQTKELSVQIDKTKPAFVLTANGEPLADGAVFSDDRSITLLLNASDPLSGIASQELTLDGKRLDNGASIDLAGKLGLHTLKIVIIDQAGNKTDESVRFTIAATPEGLSSLIDRYAKAGELKGPLVNQLRNSLDQALHQLDKGDKDKAVKHMQDFLKHLNNKSMEDNVSETVKSILTADANALIESWSAQ; this is translated from the coding sequence ATGTTTAAGCAAAAAGTTCAAAAAAAGATAGTAAGCTCAGTTCTTTCATTTGCACTTGCATTTTCGTTTGTTAATCTGTCCGTTCTTCCAGCATCAACGGTTCATGCCAATACGCAAGATATCAACGAACCCAACTCTTCAGTAACGGATGCTGTTTATAATCCCTCAGCAACCGGTTCAGTCAACCTGTTGGCTCCGTCTCGTTTTACACCTCAAGCAGGCGTGAATCTCAAGGTAAGTTCAGAAACTGCTGATCATCCTGGGGTAGACGCTTTGCGATCGGGAGGCAGCGGCTACTGGCGAAATTCAAGCTCAAATGTCTATATGAGTAACTATTCGCCATCCTCGCTGGCATTAACCCTCGACTTAGGCGCTCCTAAAACGATTGATAAACTTTACCTTGAAATACCCAATACAATTGCAAATATCCAAAGCAATGCGACAAGATTTGAGGTTTATTACACAAATGATCCTAATTCTTGGGCAAGTGCACCCACGGCCTCCGACACAGCGAACAATTACAATTGGAAGGCAAACGGCTGGACGCTGGCCGGCGGGACGGAAACGGAGGGGTTATGGTCTTATGTCACTTACAAAGGACAAAAATGGGGCTATGATACGAAAACATTCCTATATCCGTTTACAGCCCGATATGTGATGATCAATACGGTACTAGTTGGTCCCAGCGATAAGCGCGCGAATGATACCAGTTCGATGATGGGTATATCCGGCTTGGCTATCTACGGCAAAGATTCGGTATTTAACGCAACCGCACTGGTACCGGCTAAGGATACCTACAGTACATGGGATCAGGTCGCACCTAAATCTACTAATATAAATCTTGCTAGCGGACAGACGCTAACGAGCATTGCCAGAGGCGATACTACGCTACGTCCGAATATCGATTACACGTTAAATGGCAGCACAGTTACATTCACACTCCCATACCTTGCCAAACTGTCACTCGGTACGAATGAATTCACCTTCCATTTTAACAACGGCAACCCATCCATATTTGCACTGAACGTAACAGCCCGCGGTTATGGCGCAAATGACAAGACGATCAAGATGAATGCAATTGAAGGCGTATCACCATATAACATACTAGGCGGCGCAATGGGGACGGATGAGCCGGTAGAAGGCGTGACCAAAAGGATTAGAGACGCTTACCACGAATTTTACGGAAATCAGCCTCAGGCGACTGCGGCCGACGACCATATTAAGAGCATTGGGGACAGTACCTTGCAAAAAAATGTCTTCAAAGTCATTGCCAATGGTAGAGGTTTGAATAATGAATTCCTTGATAAGGTTCGCGACGGTGAGTATGCCCATAAAGGTGTTTTTGACCGAAATTTTGGTTATGTGGTTGACGGTGCGGCTTTCACGGACAGGCAGCGAATTGAAATTCGCCCCAGCGAAGATTCAAACGGCGATTTTGTAGCCTATGAAGGCGACTTGGTTTCCTATGAATGGCTCTGGAATATTCCGGATGGCAACCAATGGAATCAGTCAAATTTCCGACATATCTTCCAGTTGAAGGCTGTGAATCGCCAAGCAGCTGATACGTTACCAGGCGGAAACAACGGCGGAGAAAACGGCGCCTATATCCTAGCGATGTCGATTTCGGGCACGAACAGCAGGGATCTGGTCGTGAATCATAACCGATATGACGGCGATAAGACCATGATGCGAATTCCGTTAAAAGAAATCGATGGCCATTGGATTAAGGTAGAGCTTAACGCGCTTATTTCGGATAGCGGCTGGTTCACCATTAAGATAACGGATAGGGTAACCGGTAAGGTATACACTTTTGACAGCACGGATGTTTATCAAGTGTTTACAAACAAAGGTGCAAGCGATGGTACGAAAGACATATGGAGAAGACCGGAAAGAGTCGGCGGCTTCGAGACAGAGTATCCAGCTGCATTTGATCAATATTTGCGTCCCAAATGGGGCATTTACCGCAGCTCCGCTAACGGAACCAACTCTGCCTATGACGCTTCGCTTCAACTTGCCGATATCACCATCAGCAAGGTGGCATCAGGTTTGTCTTCTGTAAACCTTGCACTTCATAAAAAAGCGTATAACGTAGGCCGGGCAGAAGGCGCCAACTCGATTCAGATACAATCTGCTATGGCTAACGAATACGGCAATGCAAACAAACTGGTGAGCGGTGTATTGGAAGACCCGACAAAATGGCATGTTACCAACGTCTCCAATCTGAATCAAATCGGAAATTATTCATGGCTGGGTACCGATGGAGAGAGAAAAGGCAGCTTCGTCATTGACCTTGGCCAGGACATGGATTTTAGCCAATTAAGACTATTTGCAAAATCCACCAGGTTAAAAGGTGCGACCGTTTATGTATCTGATGATTTTGGAAACCATACATCGGCCGCTGAATTTGACGCAATGACGTTTAAACAAGTGGATAGACAGACTGCTCAAGGTTATACGTATGCAACAGGCAACAATAATGGAGGAACTGATTCAGAAGATGGTTCCTATCCAATTAATCTCGGTAAGACCTATCATTCCAGATATATCAAAGTAACGGTAGAGAACACATCCGGTGGCAATTCCGGCACGGATCTAACAGGACCTCCACGCCTTACACAGGTTCAAGTGTTTAATGCGCCAACGCCTCCACAGAATCTTGTTATTGAAACTAACGACTCAGCTAAAATGGTGAAATGGGATGCAAATGACTTAAGCGAGGGTTATACAGTTAATAATGGCACAACGGTACTTGTTGACTTACCGGCAGGCGCAACAAGCTATACTTTACAAAGCAGCATAACCGATGTATCCAAAGTTGCTGTAAAGACAAAGGGAACAGACCCGAACTCCCGCAAGTTTATGATATCGGCACCGGCCTTAGTAGTAGATCCGCAAGATGTGACTCCTCCTAAGACAGAAGCGCGAATCGAACCCGAAACGCGAAACGGCTGGCTAAACACGGATGGGTCCGTCGCACTGACGGCACATGACGATCTCTCCGCTGTAGTGAAAACGGAATACAAGGTGGGGGATAACACGGAATGGCAAACCTATGCCGGGCCTATCTCCTTCAAGAATGAAGGTGTGTATCGTCTGCAGTTCCGTTCAGCTGACGCTGCAGGTAACATGGAGCAAACGAAGGAGCTAAGCGTCCAGATTGATAAAACGAAGCCGGCCTTTGTACTGACGGCAAACGGGGAACCGCTTGCGGATGGCGCTGTTTTCTCCGACGACCGTTCGATTACGCTGCTTTTGAATGCGAGCGATCCACTGTCCGGCATAGCGAGTCAGGAGCTCACCCTGGACGGAAAGCGTTTGGACAACGGCGCTTCCATTGATTTGGCCGGCAAGCTTGGCCTCCATACGCTGAAAATCGTTATCATCGATCAGGCCGGCAATAAGACGGATGAATCTGTCCGATTTACCATTGCAGCCACCCCCGAAGGATTGTCCAGCTTGATTGACCGCTATGCCAAAGCCGGCGAATTGAAGGGACCTCTAGTTAACCAATTGCGCAACAGCTTGGATCAGGCGCTGCATCAATTGGACAAAGGCGACAAAGACAAAGCGGTCAAACATATGCAGGATTTCCTGAAGCATCTGAATAACAAGTCGATGGAGGATAACGTCTCCGAAACAGTAAAGTCCATCCTCACGGCTGACGCTAACGCTTTGATCGAAAGTTGGTCCGCGCAGTAA
- a CDS encoding Gfo/Idh/MocA family protein yields MFFSRNEARVKAIAKQENCACTTVYQELIHSPDVNIVCVTTSSGSHARIGLDVLNAGKHLVMEKPIAMNTLDAEELVPRQKNVELQKMRKESISFLREWL; encoded by the coding sequence TTGTTTTTCAGCCGTAATGAAGCAAGAGTGAAAGCGATTGCGAAGCAGGAGAACTGCGCTTGTACGACAGTTTATCAAGAGTTGATCCATAGTCCGGATGTAAATATCGTCTGTGTGACGACTTCAAGCGGAAGTCATGCCCGCATTGGGCTAGATGTTTTGAACGCTGGAAAGCATCTAGTTATGGAAAAACCGATCGCGATGAACACGCTTGATGCTGAAGAACTTGTACCACGGCAAAAGAACGTGGAGTTACAGAAAATGCGCAAAGAAAGTATATCTTTTTTGCGAGAATGGTTATAG